The genome window CGAGAGCTTCACATGAGCTGGCGTGGTCGCAAACTTGAGCACGCGGCCGCGGTAGTCGATGGATCCGTCTGCGATCGTTTCGTCGTTGATGCGGACGCGATAGTGCTGCTCCCTGGGTTCCTGAGCTTCGGACGTTTCCGTCCGGAAGTCGAGAAAGTCGCCGAAGCGGACATCGTGCCGCATGCGGGCCGCCGCCTCAGTCACCGTGAAGCCCTTGAGTTCAATCGGTACAGGCTGGCCGTTGAAGATGTAACTGCCGTTCCCGGTGAAGGTCTCGCCGGTCAATGTTCCGTTCGTAATTTCACCATCGTCGTCAGCCTTTTCATAATACGTAATGCCGTCGAAGGAGAAGACGCGCTTTCCGTCTTTCTCAAGGTCGCCCATGATGTTGGTGTTTAGTATGAAGAGCGAGTTTTCTGCGAGCGCTGCAGTCCGGGCGCCGTTCAGGAGCGGATAGGCCTCATCCGTGATGTTCTTCACCATCAGATATTGGTACGGATTTGCCTCATTCCACTTGCATTCATCGTCCGGGTGATGAAGATCGATCGTGCCGCCGGTGGGACGCAGGTTTTCGAAAATGCTGTCGTCAGTGACGGACCAGAGCGTACCGGAACCCACTTCCATGTCGATGTTGCCGTTAGCGGCACCGACAAGGCGGGAATCCTTTTGGTTCATTACGAAGTTGATACGGCCTTCTCCAAGGTATACCGGCAATGTCTCTTGATTTGTAATTGCTTGAGTAAGCTCATCATTTCCGATTTTTGCCGAACGGCCCAAAGGGCCCGACCATTCATGTACAGCCCAAGGTAATATATTTATATTAAGGCCTATATATTCTGCTGTTGGCAATGTTATTCCTATATCATCCGCAATCATGCGAGTGGTATGCAAATCGCCGACTACGTTAATTTCACTTGATTCACCCGATAAATTAACATTTACAGTGGAATGACCTTTAGCCTCTATCGCTCTGGTTTTACGCAACTTACTTTCTTTTTGTTTTTGATTTAAATCAACCTTAAAGTCCCCCGCTATATTTACCACTCGACCATTAGAACTATCGCCATATTGCGATTTTTCACGTTCATCACCCGACACCAAAATAGCGTACGAATCCTTATAATCAGCTAAATTCAGACATTGATTGACATTAATCTCTAAACTCCCTAGGAATTCCGAGAAATTTTCACCTATCTGCATTAAGCCGTATGCCTCTCCCTCATTGCTATTTACATTTATTATCAGCGATGAATTTGTAACTAAAGATATTTTTGATCCGCTATCGTACACTGAAACAGGCTCAGATACTACGTGATTTGACTCAGCCTTGACTTCCGTTGAAGTAGAAATATGGGCTATTCCATATGCATTTAGGTCAGAATTATCTTTAGTAGAGGAAGATGAAGCTAAAGATGTAGCCTCAATAGAAACATTACCGGAAAATTTAACTGTATTAAAACTACCTAGAGTTAATACCCCGAAAGCAGAGTCTTTATGTGCACAACTGCTAATGTTATACTGCGAAGAACCAGAACTTGAAAAAGTTACTTCCGTTCCAACGGGCGAGCCTGTCTCGAAAATAACAGGCTTTTCATTAACAAGTTTAGCTTCATACTGATCCGTAAATTTATTGTATACCCTTAAAATTGTTGGATTATATTTTGTCATAGCCAATAAGCCATAACTTTCTGATGTGTTATTGGCTGCGCGCTCCACTTGCTCGTCGGGGAATGCTGATTCAGTGCTTTCAACCGTTATAGTTCCCAAAGTATTTGCACGCAAATCAAATGTCCCCCCCCAAACCAAGCAATCCTACCGTCATAGATGAAGCGGTTTCTCCTGCGCCATCTACCCCATAAGCGGACAATGCATTATTTTCAGATTTAATATCAAATTTGTTTGAATGCAAAGAAAAAGTCCCGCTTCTATTGTCAATAGCGATAGCTGAATAGCCCTCATTTTTTAGAAAATGTAAATTATTGCCATTTTCATAGGTCAGGTCATTTTTTACCGCTATAGAGACAAGCTGAGCTCCATTCTCACCGCCATCCTCGGAATATAAGGCAAGGAAATCATTACGATCAAGAATATTGACCTTCCCATTATCGCCAATTGTTATCCCACTAACAGTCCCAGGCTGAAGGTCAAAATAATAATGATTATAATATTCAATTCCTCCTGAAGTAAATTTACTTGCTTTATTTTCTGACGAAATGGTCAATGATTTTGATAAAAAATTGACCACCCCTCCTTTTGTATCCCCTGATTTATCCTTTAGCTTTACAGAAAGCGCACTCTGAGCATTAGGTTCATCAGAAGTTCGACGAGAAGATAACGTAAAATAATAAGTAGCAAAATCTTGATAGTGATTTCCGCTAGCAAAATAACTTGCATTTCCAATTAAAATTAGCGCTTTAGGTGATTCTCTATTTGAGATATCTGCATCTAGAACAAAGACCTTAGTTTTGTCTTCATCTTTATAAGCCCAATACCCACCTGAAATATAGGATGTTAATTCTTCTCTTCCTTGAAAATCACTCTGTAATCCATGTGTTTCAACGATAAAATCATCTGAATAGCTCCCAACAACCGATTGGCCATATACCGTAAGAGATTCAATGGCTAAAGATAACGATAATACTAACTTTCCTAAAGTAAATAATCGTTTTTCATGCGCCTTCGGAAAAATCTGTAATTTAGATTTTTTACTATCATCTCCAACCGAACTTATATTATTTATTATCTTATAATATAATCTTAAGCGAGTAGCTGGAGGAAGGAGGGGGGGGGGGCAAACATAATATTCAACCGCTGTTTTCGAGCCAAAACAATCGTCGTCTTTAAACAACACTTCTATTGTATGTCAACCCTCAGCAAAATAGAGAGATTTCTGATTTATCTGCCCGTTCCTTTGCGAAAACACAACGAGGGTTACTATGGGATTAAGGGTTAATCCGATAGAAGCAAACACTTTCCTTTCTCATTTATCTCTCAGAAAAACTTCTCTTTTTCTGTGTATACAGAAAAATCAGGCCCCGGCTTGAGTCAAAAGCTCATCCCCAAAAAATCCTCCCTCCCAGCATCAAACACACCACCACGCCCACCTCAACTTCCGGCGGATCGATGAGGCGCTTCGTCACCCCTCACCTCCTCCGCCGGAAACCCCATCAAATCATCAATACTCGTCAAACATGCGCTGGATTTCCTTCAGGTCGCTCGTCTTCGTGAGCGCCAGCTGCAGAAGCAGTCTTGCCTTCTGAGCGGAAAGCGTGTCGCCGTCCAGGAACTTCTCTTCGGTATAGCGCGCGACGGAAGGCACCGTGGGACCGGTTCCGACTCGAGCGCTGCGTACGATCACGACGCCGGACTTCTGAGCATTCACGAGCTCCTTCTCGGTGTTCTGATGAATGCTGCCGTTCCCGGTACCGGCATGAACGATGCCCCTGGCGCCGGCTGCAACCGCCGCACGTGCAAGCACGCCGTCGTCATCCACGTGGGAATAGAGAATGTCGACGCGAGGAAGAGCCTCGAGCTTCGAAACGTCGAACTCGGACTTCGACGTATGGCGGCGGAGCGACTCCTTGTAGTACATGATCTGTGAGCTTCCCATAGGCTAGGAGGCTTTAAAAATGATTGACTTCAATCAAATTCCGGATATGCAGAGGGGCGCTGAGAATTCAGCGCCCCTCTGGCTGTCTGCTCCGGCAAGGAGCATGCGGCATGGTCGCTCAAGGCGGCTGCCTTGAGCGGATCCGTCAGGCCTTTGCCTAACTCCGCCGCTTTCGCTCCATGTATGCCGACGGCTCCCACGCATCGGCGTTGAAGCTCTCTATGTCCTTCGGGTCGAATGCAAACCGCCTCGAAAGTTCGAGCCCTTTGTCGGAGCGCCGGTTCAGCTCTTCATTCACGCAGTGTTCGAATATGGCGCGGCCATATTCATTCAGCCACTGCGTGGGCCGCTCGATGCCGTTGAGCCGCGCCGTTACAAAGAGCGTGTACCAGTCGCACATGCTCTGCATGTACTCCGGCGACTGCTTGAAATTGCAGCTGGTGCGCAGCACGCAAAGCGGCCTCAGGCTCCTCTCGGCTGCGGAGGAGTCCGGCGTCACATAGGCGTTCTCGAGAAACACCCGGAAGTTCTCCTTGTTGTTCATGTAGTAAACAACAGGCTTCGCGTACGGCGACATCAGCGCCGCCTCCCAGGTTTTCCCCTTCTTCACGGCGTACCTTTCAGCCAGCTTCACCATGATTTCATCGATCCGATCCATCAGCGGTTCGGCATGGGCTTTTCGGCAGTCCGTCACTCGTTTCATCCAGTCCGCCGGGTTTTCATCCTCCTGCGCCTTCAGCGTCGCCTCCCACTTGTAGATCTTGGAGATGGCGGCCGTTACCATCAGCAGGTAATAGGCGGGAGTGCCGGATCCGAGTGCTTCGGCAAGCTTTTCCCGGTTCGTCGGGTTTGTTACAGCGTCGTGCATGTTCTCCAGCTCCAGCGCGTCGTAAACGGTGCGCGTGAAATGCGCGAGGCACGACTGTCGTTCGATCTTCACGGCGCTCGCGCCGATAATGCTGTCGTACCCGGCGTAGGCATCCGTAATCCAGGTGCCGGCTTCATAGGAGCCGAGCACGCCGGCAATCGCCTCGGCGCTTCTGCTTTTGAGCCGGTTGAATACGGCAAACTGGTACTTTGCGCTCGCCGGGCTGGTAATCGTCAGCAGGTAAGCCTGCTTGGCGGCGTCCTCGTCGTCGAGCTTCGTTTTGCTCATCCCGGCCTGCTGCAGACAGCTGAATGGCGTTTCATCCGCGCAGATTTCAGCCGC of Sutterella faecalis contains these proteins:
- a CDS encoding L-asparaginase family protein, whose protein sequence is MYYKESLRRHTSKSEFDVSKLEALPRVDILYSHVDDDGVLARAAVAAGARGIVHAGTGNGSIHQNTEKELVNAQKSGVVIVRSARVGTGPTVPSVARYTEEKFLDGDTLSAQKARLLLQLALTKTSDLKEIQRMFDEY